One window from the genome of Streptomyces sp. NBC_00708 encodes:
- the mltG gene encoding endolytic transglycosylase MltG, translating to MTEYGRGPGSEPWHPEDPLYGDQGWGGQQPAHGQNQYDGQNQYDGRQQYPQGQYDPYQQQHQQQPHDPYAQQPQQPQYPQHQQQDPYAQQQYQQQAYGQQQPQDPYGQQPQQPGYDTGWDTGQQAMPPYEGQPVATYGYGETNDYYGTPDAYPPPQPPGRREAAPAPEPAPDWDPEEPPEETHPFFTGVDEKDGKGPKDDDYDDEYDDDSRGSRRGDGGERRGKGKKKKGRSGCACLVVSLVLVAGVGGAGYFGYSFYKDRFGPAPDYSGSGSGSVEVEIPKGAYGYDIGNILKKAGVVKSVDAFVSAQNENPKGKSIQAGVYLLHSEMSASEAVKMMVDPKSQNLLIIPEGTPNRLVYASIDTKLGVAKGTTAKVAEKKSGSLGLPGWAQNHKGVLDPLEGFLYPAAYPVTKGMKPETVLKSMVSRADEEYKKSDLEANAKKLKLDSPWQLITVASLVQAEGKYKHDFDKVARVVYNRMKRDNPQTWGLLDFDSTVNYAKKQSTLDTGAVSDLREFKHPYNTYYIHGLPPGPINNPGDAALQSAIKPTPGPWNYFVSVTEDKTVFAVTNEEHERNREKYKKEQAGQ from the coding sequence ATGACTGAGTATGGCCGGGGCCCCGGCTCCGAACCATGGCATCCCGAGGACCCCTTGTACGGGGACCAGGGATGGGGCGGCCAGCAGCCTGCCCACGGCCAGAACCAGTACGACGGCCAGAACCAGTACGACGGCCGGCAGCAGTACCCGCAGGGCCAGTACGACCCGTACCAGCAGCAGCACCAGCAGCAGCCGCACGACCCCTACGCGCAGCAGCCGCAGCAGCCGCAGTATCCCCAGCACCAGCAGCAGGACCCGTACGCCCAGCAGCAGTACCAGCAGCAGGCGTACGGGCAGCAGCAGCCGCAGGACCCGTACGGCCAGCAGCCCCAGCAGCCCGGCTACGACACCGGCTGGGACACCGGCCAGCAGGCGATGCCGCCGTACGAGGGCCAGCCCGTCGCCACGTACGGCTACGGCGAGACGAACGACTACTACGGCACCCCTGACGCCTACCCGCCCCCGCAGCCCCCGGGCCGCCGCGAGGCCGCCCCGGCGCCGGAGCCGGCCCCGGACTGGGACCCCGAGGAGCCGCCGGAGGAGACGCACCCCTTCTTCACGGGTGTCGACGAGAAGGACGGCAAGGGTCCGAAGGACGACGACTACGACGACGAGTACGACGACGACTCCCGGGGCTCCCGGCGCGGGGACGGGGGCGAGCGCCGCGGCAAGGGCAAGAAGAAGAAGGGCCGCAGCGGCTGCGCGTGCCTGGTCGTCTCCCTCGTCCTGGTCGCCGGCGTCGGCGGAGCGGGCTACTTCGGGTACTCCTTCTACAAGGACAGGTTCGGCCCCGCCCCCGACTACTCGGGCAGCGGCTCCGGCTCGGTCGAGGTGGAGATCCCGAAGGGCGCGTACGGGTACGACATCGGCAACATCCTGAAGAAGGCCGGCGTCGTGAAGAGCGTCGACGCCTTCGTCTCGGCGCAGAACGAGAACCCGAAGGGCAAGTCGATCCAGGCCGGGGTCTATCTCCTCCACTCGGAGATGTCGGCGTCCGAGGCCGTGAAGATGATGGTCGACCCGAAGAGCCAGAATCTTCTGATCATCCCGGAGGGCACGCCGAACCGGCTCGTGTACGCCTCCATCGACACCAAGCTCGGTGTCGCCAAGGGCACGACCGCCAAGGTGGCCGAGAAGAAGTCCGGCAGCCTCGGCCTGCCGGGCTGGGCGCAGAACCACAAGGGTGTCCTGGACCCCCTGGAGGGCTTCCTCTACCCGGCCGCGTACCCGGTCACCAAGGGCATGAAGCCGGAGACCGTCCTCAAGTCGATGGTTTCCCGTGCCGACGAGGAGTACAAGAAGAGCGACCTCGAGGCCAACGCCAAGAAGCTGAAGCTCGACAGCCCCTGGCAGCTGATCACCGTCGCCAGCCTCGTCCAGGCCGAGGGCAAGTACAAGCACGACTTCGACAAGGTCGCGCGGGTCGTCTACAACCGGATGAAGCGCGACAACCCCCAGACCTGGGGGCTCCTGGACTTCGACTCGACCGTGAACTACGCGAAGAAGCAGAGCACTCTCGACACCGGAGCGGTTTCGGACCTGCGGGAGTTCAAGCACCCGTACAACACGTACTACATCCACGGCCTGCCCCCGGGCCCCATCAACAACCCGGGTGATGCCGCGCTCCAGTCGGCGATCAAGCCCACCCCCGGACCCTGGAACTACTTCGTGTCGGTGACCGAGGACAAGACGGTCTTCGCCGTCACCAACGAGGAACACGAGCGGAACCGCGAGAAGTACAAGAAGGAGCAGGCGGGGCAGTGA
- the ruvX gene encoding Holliday junction resolvase RuvX, which yields MPRMRRGRRLAIDVGDARIGVASCDPDGILATPVETVPGRDVPAAHRRLGQLVAEYEPIEVVVGLPRSLGGGEGPAAAKVRAFADVLARAVAPIPVRLLDERMTTVTASQGLRASGVKSKKGRSVIDQAAAVVILQNALESERASGHPPGEGVEVVV from the coding sequence ATGCCGCGGATGCGCCGCGGTCGCCGGCTGGCGATCGACGTCGGGGACGCCCGGATCGGGGTCGCCTCGTGCGACCCCGACGGGATCCTCGCGACGCCGGTGGAGACCGTGCCGGGACGCGATGTCCCGGCCGCCCACCGGCGGCTGGGACAGCTCGTCGCGGAGTACGAGCCGATCGAGGTCGTCGTCGGCCTGCCACGCTCCCTGGGCGGCGGCGAGGGCCCTGCCGCCGCCAAGGTCCGCGCCTTCGCGGATGTGCTCGCCCGAGCGGTCGCACCCATTCCGGTGCGCCTGCTGGACGAGAGGATGACCACAGTGACGGCCAGCCAGGGCCTGCGCGCCTCGGGCGTGAAGTCCAAAAAGGGCCGATCCGTCATCGACCAGGCTGCCGCTGTGGTGATCCTCCAGAACGCTCTGGAGTCCGAGCGCGCATCGGGCCATCCACCGGGCGAAGGCGTCGAAGTGGTGGTCTGA
- a CDS encoding shikimate dehydrogenase, whose protein sequence is MSTQHRAAVLGSPIAHSLSPVLHRAAYAELGLDDWSYDRFEVDEQALPGFFEGLDGSWAGLSLTMPLKRAVIPLLDAISDTAASVEAVNTVVFGADGRRTGDNTDIPGMVAALRERGVEKVESAAILGAGATASSALAALSGICAGPVTAYVRSAARADEMRGWGERLGVDVRIADWAEADLALTAPLVIATTPAGAADALAGSVPERTGTLFDVLYEPWPTRLASAWAERGGAVVGGLDLLVHQAVLQVEQMTGRSPAPLAAMRKAGEEALAAR, encoded by the coding sequence GTGAGCACCCAGCACCGCGCGGCCGTCCTCGGCTCGCCCATCGCCCACTCGCTCTCCCCGGTCCTGCACCGGGCCGCGTACGCCGAACTCGGCCTCGACGACTGGTCCTACGACCGGTTCGAGGTCGATGAGCAGGCGCTGCCCGGGTTCTTCGAAGGGCTGGACGGGAGCTGGGCCGGGCTCTCGCTCACCATGCCGCTCAAGCGGGCGGTCATCCCGCTGCTCGACGCGATCAGCGACACCGCCGCCTCCGTCGAGGCCGTGAACACCGTGGTGTTCGGCGCGGACGGCCGCCGCACCGGGGACAACACCGACATCCCCGGCATGGTCGCCGCCCTGCGCGAACGCGGCGTCGAGAAGGTGGAGTCCGCCGCGATCCTCGGCGCCGGCGCCACCGCCTCCTCCGCGCTGGCCGCCCTGTCCGGCATCTGCGCCGGACCCGTCACCGCGTACGTCCGCAGCGCGGCCCGCGCCGACGAGATGCGCGGCTGGGGCGAACGGCTCGGCGTCGACGTACGGATCGCCGACTGGGCCGAGGCCGACCTGGCGCTGACCGCGCCGCTCGTCATCGCGACCACCCCCGCAGGCGCGGCCGACGCGCTGGCCGGGTCCGTACCGGAGCGAACCGGCACGCTCTTCGACGTGCTGTACGAGCCGTGGCCGACCCGGCTCGCGTCCGCCTGGGCCGAACGCGGCGGCGCAGTCGTCGGAGGTCTCGACCTCCTCGTGCACCAGGCCGTCCTCCAGGTCGAGCAGATGACGGGCCGCTCGCCCGCACCGCTCGCCGCCATGCGCAAGGCCGGGGAAGAGGCGCTGGCCGCCCGCTGA
- the aroQ gene encoding type II 3-dehydroquinate dehydratase has protein sequence MTRRVLVLNGPNLGRLGSREPDVYGSTSYAGLVEACRTLGKELGFDADVRETNDEGELIRWLHEAADGSIPVVLNPGAFTHYSYGMRDAAAQRTAPLIEVHISNPYAREEFRHTSVVAPVATGTVAGFGIGSYRLALRALADELAD, from the coding sequence ATGACCCGCCGGGTCCTCGTGCTCAACGGCCCCAACCTGGGCCGGCTCGGCTCCCGCGAGCCCGACGTCTACGGCTCCACCTCGTACGCCGGGCTCGTCGAGGCCTGCCGCACGCTCGGCAAGGAGCTCGGTTTCGACGCGGACGTGCGCGAGACCAATGACGAGGGCGAGCTGATCCGCTGGCTCCACGAGGCCGCCGACGGATCAATTCCGGTCGTTCTCAACCCGGGTGCCTTCACGCACTACTCGTACGGCATGCGGGACGCGGCCGCCCAGCGCACCGCCCCGCTGATCGAGGTGCACATCTCGAACCCGTACGCACGGGAGGAATTCCGCCACACCTCGGTCGTCGCCCCGGTCGCCACCGGGACCGTGGCCGGATTCGGCATCGGCTCCTACCGGCTCGCCCTGCGCGCCCTCGCGGACGAACTCGCGGACTGA
- the aroC gene encoding chorismate synthase: MSRLRWLTAGESHGPALVATLEGLPAGIPVTTEMVADALARRRLGYGRGARMKFEQDEVTFLGGVRHGLTMGSPVAVMVGNTEWPKWEQVMSADPVDPQVLAEQARNAPLTRPRPGHADLAGMQKYGFDEARPVLERASARETAARVALGAVARSYLKETAGIEIVSHVVELAAAKAPYGVYPVPGDVEKLDADPVRCLDADASKAMVAEIDQAHKDGDTLGGVVEVLAYGVPVGLGSHVHWDRRLDARLAGALMGIQAIKGVEVGDGFDLARVPGSKAHDEILVTEDGIKRASGRAGGTEGGLTTGELLRVRAAMKPIATVPRALATVDVVTGEPAKAHHQRSDVCAVPAAGIVAEAMVALVLADAVAEKFGGDSVTETRRNVTSYLDHLQIR, from the coding sequence TTGAGCAGGTTGCGCTGGCTGACCGCGGGGGAGTCGCACGGCCCCGCACTGGTGGCGACGCTGGAGGGCCTTCCCGCCGGCATCCCGGTCACCACGGAGATGGTGGCGGACGCGCTCGCCCGGCGGCGGCTCGGTTACGGCCGCGGTGCGCGGATGAAGTTCGAGCAGGACGAGGTCACCTTCCTGGGCGGCGTCCGGCACGGCCTCACCATGGGCTCCCCGGTCGCCGTGATGGTGGGCAACACCGAGTGGCCCAAGTGGGAGCAGGTCATGTCGGCCGACCCGGTCGACCCCCAGGTGCTGGCCGAGCAGGCCCGCAATGCCCCGCTGACCCGGCCCCGTCCCGGCCACGCCGACCTCGCCGGCATGCAGAAGTACGGCTTCGACGAGGCCCGGCCGGTCCTGGAGCGCGCCAGCGCCCGGGAGACCGCCGCCCGCGTCGCCCTCGGCGCCGTCGCCCGGTCCTACCTCAAGGAGACCGCCGGCATCGAGATCGTCAGCCATGTCGTGGAGCTGGCCGCGGCCAAGGCGCCGTACGGGGTCTACCCCGTCCCCGGCGACGTCGAGAAGCTCGACGCCGACCCGGTGCGCTGCCTCGACGCCGACGCGAGCAAGGCGATGGTCGCCGAGATCGACCAGGCCCACAAGGACGGCGACACCCTCGGCGGCGTCGTCGAGGTGCTGGCGTACGGCGTGCCCGTCGGCCTCGGCTCGCACGTGCACTGGGACCGCCGGCTCGACGCCCGCCTCGCCGGCGCGCTCATGGGCATCCAGGCCATCAAGGGCGTCGAGGTCGGCGACGGCTTCGACCTCGCCCGGGTGCCCGGGTCCAAGGCGCACGACGAGATCCTGGTGACCGAGGACGGTATCAAGCGCGCATCCGGCCGGGCCGGCGGCACCGAGGGCGGCCTCACCACCGGTGAGCTGCTGCGGGTCCGCGCCGCCATGAAGCCGATCGCCACCGTGCCGCGCGCCCTGGCGACCGTCGACGTGGTGACCGGCGAGCCCGCCAAGGCCCACCACCAGCGCTCCGATGTCTGCGCCGTGCCGGCCGCCGGGATCGTCGCGGAGGCGATGGTCGCCCTGGTCCTGGCCGACGCCGTGGCGGAGAAGTTCGGCGGCGACAGCGTCACCGAGACCCGCCGCAATGTGACGTCGTACCTCGACCACCTCCAGATCCGGTGA
- a CDS encoding ATP-binding protein: MQHAVGAPLPPPQGPGNGPAGWPHQAQHPGPPAGHPGPPPAGPPAPQGQGWSGPAPHQAPAPALRETTGHVQLPPGRPVPLPAPPAEPGTGNATLAVLLIGPAGAGKTTVARLWAARRRVPTAHVSLDDVREWVCSGFADPQAGWNDQSEAQYRLARRTCGFAARNFLANGISCILDDAVFPDRPVVGLGGWKRHVGPGLLPVVLLPGLEIVLERNAERSGNRRLSDEEVARIHGRMAGWYGSGLPIIDNSTYDVETTARVLDDILARSLASPPAW, translated from the coding sequence ATGCAGCACGCAGTGGGGGCCCCGCTGCCTCCGCCCCAGGGTCCCGGAAACGGCCCCGCCGGCTGGCCGCACCAGGCCCAGCACCCCGGCCCGCCCGCCGGCCATCCCGGACCGCCGCCCGCGGGCCCGCCCGCGCCGCAGGGGCAGGGCTGGTCCGGGCCCGCCCCGCACCAGGCCCCGGCCCCCGCCCTCCGTGAGACCACCGGACATGTCCAGCTCCCGCCGGGCAGGCCCGTGCCGCTGCCCGCGCCGCCCGCCGAGCCCGGCACGGGCAACGCGACGCTCGCGGTGCTCCTGATCGGCCCGGCGGGCGCCGGCAAGACCACCGTGGCCCGGCTCTGGGCGGCCCGCCGCCGGGTGCCCACCGCCCACGTCAGCCTCGACGACGTCCGCGAGTGGGTCTGCTCCGGTTTCGCGGACCCGCAGGCCGGGTGGAACGACCAGTCCGAGGCCCAGTACCGCCTGGCCCGCCGCACCTGCGGCTTCGCCGCCCGCAACTTCCTGGCCAACGGCATCTCCTGCATCCTGGACGACGCCGTCTTCCCCGACCGGCCCGTCGTCGGCCTCGGCGGCTGGAAGCGCCACGTCGGCCCCGGGCTCCTGCCCGTCGTGCTGCTGCCCGGTCTGGAGATCGTCCTGGAGCGCAACGCCGAGCGCAGCGGCAACCGCCGGCTCTCCGACGAGGAGGTGGCCCGCATCCACGGCCGGATGGCCGGCTGGTACGGCTCCGGGCTCCCGATCATCGACAACTCCACGTACGACGTGGAGACCACCGCCCGGGTCCTGGACGACATACTCGCCCGGTCCCTGGCCAGCCCCCCGGCCTGGTAG
- a CDS encoding shikimate kinase, with product MSGPLVVLVGPMGVGKSTVGELLAGRLGTGYRDTDADVVATAGKPIAEIFYDEGEDHFRALEREAVRAAVAEHTGVLSLGGGAVLDESTRALLAGHPVVYLSMDVDEAVRRVGLNTARPLLAVNPRRQWRELMEARRHLYTEVARTVVATDERTPEEVAQAVLDALELPDGAPSGRENTP from the coding sequence GTGAGCGGTCCCCTGGTCGTCCTCGTCGGACCCATGGGCGTCGGCAAGTCCACGGTCGGCGAGCTGCTCGCCGGCCGGCTGGGCACCGGCTACCGGGACACCGACGCGGACGTGGTCGCGACGGCCGGCAAGCCCATCGCGGAGATCTTCTACGACGAGGGCGAGGACCACTTCCGCGCGCTGGAGCGGGAGGCGGTCCGCGCCGCCGTCGCCGAGCACACCGGCGTCCTCTCGCTCGGCGGTGGCGCCGTCCTCGACGAGTCGACCCGCGCGCTGCTCGCCGGCCACCCGGTCGTCTACCTCTCGATGGACGTCGACGAGGCGGTCAGGCGGGTCGGGCTCAACACCGCCCGCCCGCTGCTCGCGGTCAACCCGCGCCGGCAGTGGCGCGAGCTGATGGAGGCCCGCCGGCACCTCTACACCGAGGTCGCCCGCACGGTCGTCGCCACCGACGAGCGCACACCCGAAGAGGTCGCCCAGGCGGTCCTCGACGCACTGGAGCTGCCGGACGGGGCCCCGTCCGGCCGGGAGAACACACCATGA
- the alaS gene encoding alanine--tRNA ligase yields the protein MESAEIRRRWLSFYEERGHTVVPSASLIADDPTLLLVPAGMVPFKPYFLGEVKPPAPRVTSVQKCVRTPDIEEVGKTTRHGTFFQMCGNFSFGDYFKEGAIEYAWELLTSSVADGGFGLDPERLWITVYLDDDEAEAIWRDKIGVPAERIQRLGKKDNFWSMGVPGPCGPCSEINYDRGPEFGVEGGPAVNDERYVEIWNLVFMQYERGAGDGKDDFPILGDLPSKNIDTGLGLERLAMILQGVRNMYETDTLRVVMDRATELTGVRYGAADATDVSLRVVADHIRTSVMLIGDGVTPGNEGRGYVLRRIMRRAIRNMRLMGATGSVVNELVDVVINTMGQQYPELITDRKRIETVALAEEAAFLKALKGGTNILETAVTETRAAGGTVIAGDKAFLLHDTWGFPIDLTLEMAAEQGLSVDEDGFRRLMQEQRAKAKADAKAKKTGHADLSAYREVADNSGVTEFTGYTMTEGESTIVGLLVDGVPSPAATEGDEVEVVLDRTPFYAEGGGQLADQGRIRLDSGAVIVVRDVQQPVPGVSVHKGSVQVGEVTVGATAYAAIDSARRRAIARAHSATHLTHQALRDALGPTAAQAGSENSPGRFRFDFGSPAAVPGTVLTDVEQKINEVLARELDVQAEVMSIDDAKKQGAIAEFGEKYGERVRVVTIGDFSKELCGGTHVHNTAQLGLVKLLGESSIGSGVRRIEALVGVDAYNFLAKEHTVVAQLQELVKGRSEELPEKIAGMLGKLKDAEKEIEKFRAEKVLAAAAGLVDSAKDVRGVALVTGQVPDGTSADDLRKLVLDVRGRIQGGRPAVVALFTTANGRPLTVIATNEAARERGLKAGDLVRTAAKTLGGGGGGKPDVAQGGGQNPEAIGDAVAAVERLVTETA from the coding sequence ATGGAGTCGGCAGAAATTCGTCGCCGCTGGCTGAGCTTCTACGAGGAGCGCGGTCACACCGTTGTCCCTTCGGCGTCGCTCATCGCGGACGACCCGACTCTGCTGCTGGTCCCCGCCGGCATGGTGCCGTTCAAGCCCTATTTCCTCGGTGAGGTCAAGCCGCCCGCCCCGCGCGTCACCAGCGTGCAGAAGTGCGTGCGTACGCCGGACATCGAGGAGGTCGGCAAGACCACCCGGCACGGCACGTTCTTCCAGATGTGCGGCAACTTCTCGTTCGGCGACTACTTCAAGGAAGGCGCCATCGAGTACGCCTGGGAGCTGCTCACCAGCTCCGTGGCGGACGGCGGCTTCGGGCTCGACCCCGAGCGCCTGTGGATCACCGTCTACCTGGACGACGACGAGGCCGAGGCCATCTGGCGCGACAAGATCGGTGTCCCGGCCGAGCGCATCCAGCGCCTGGGCAAGAAGGACAACTTCTGGTCCATGGGCGTCCCCGGCCCGTGCGGCCCGTGCTCCGAGATCAACTACGACCGCGGCCCCGAGTTCGGCGTCGAGGGCGGCCCGGCCGTCAACGACGAGCGGTACGTGGAGATCTGGAACCTGGTCTTCATGCAGTACGAGCGCGGCGCCGGCGACGGCAAGGACGACTTCCCGATCCTCGGCGACCTGCCGTCCAAGAACATCGACACCGGCCTCGGCCTCGAACGCCTCGCGATGATCCTGCAGGGCGTGCGGAACATGTACGAGACCGACACCCTGCGCGTCGTCATGGACCGGGCCACCGAGCTGACCGGTGTGCGCTACGGCGCGGCCGACGCCACCGACGTCTCGCTGCGCGTGGTCGCCGACCACATCCGCACCTCCGTCATGCTCATCGGCGACGGCGTCACCCCCGGCAACGAGGGCCGCGGCTATGTGCTGCGCCGCATCATGCGCCGCGCCATCCGCAACATGCGCCTGATGGGCGCCACCGGTTCCGTCGTCAACGAGCTGGTCGACGTCGTGATCAACACGATGGGGCAGCAGTACCCGGAGCTGATCACCGACCGCAAGCGCATCGAGACCGTCGCGCTCGCCGAGGAAGCCGCCTTCCTCAAGGCCCTCAAGGGCGGCACCAACATCCTGGAGACCGCCGTCACCGAGACCAGGGCCGCCGGTGGCACGGTCATCGCCGGTGACAAGGCGTTCCTGCTCCACGACACCTGGGGCTTCCCGATCGACCTCACCCTGGAGATGGCCGCCGAGCAGGGGCTCTCCGTGGACGAGGACGGGTTCCGCCGCCTCATGCAGGAGCAGCGCGCCAAGGCCAAGGCCGACGCCAAGGCCAAGAAGACCGGCCACGCCGACCTGTCCGCGTACCGCGAGGTCGCCGACAACTCCGGCGTCACCGAGTTCACCGGCTACACCATGACCGAGGGCGAGTCGACGATCGTCGGCCTCCTCGTCGACGGCGTCCCCTCGCCCGCCGCCACCGAGGGCGACGAGGTCGAGGTCGTCCTCGACCGCACCCCGTTCTACGCCGAGGGCGGCGGCCAGCTCGCCGACCAGGGCCGCATCCGGCTCGACAGCGGCGCCGTCATCGTCGTGCGCGACGTCCAGCAGCCGGTCCCGGGCGTCTCCGTGCACAAGGGCTCCGTCCAGGTCGGCGAGGTGACGGTCGGCGCCACCGCCTACGCCGCCATCGACTCCGCCCGCCGCCGCGCCATCGCCCGCGCCCACAGCGCCACGCACCTCACGCACCAGGCACTGCGCGACGCGCTCGGCCCGACGGCCGCCCAGGCCGGCTCGGAGAACTCGCCGGGCCGCTTCCGCTTCGACTTCGGCTCGCCCGCCGCCGTCCCCGGCACGGTCCTCACCGACGTCGAGCAGAAGATCAACGAGGTCCTGGCCCGCGAGCTCGACGTGCAGGCCGAGGTCATGTCGATCGACGACGCGAAGAAGCAGGGCGCGATCGCCGAGTTCGGCGAGAAGTACGGCGAGCGGGTCCGCGTCGTGACCATCGGCGACTTCTCCAAGGAGCTGTGCGGTGGCACCCACGTGCACAACACCGCCCAGCTCGGCCTGGTCAAGCTGCTCGGTGAGTCCTCCATCGGTTCGGGCGTGCGCCGCATCGAGGCCCTGGTCGGCGTCGACGCGTACAACTTCCTGGCCAAGGAGCACACGGTCGTCGCCCAGCTCCAGGAGCTGGTCAAGGGCCGCTCCGAGGAGCTGCCGGAGAAGATCGCGGGCATGCTCGGCAAGCTGAAGGACGCCGAGAAGGAGATCGAGAAGTTCCGCGCGGAGAAGGTCCTCGCGGCCGCCGCCGGTCTCGTCGACTCCGCGAAGGACGTCCGGGGCGTCGCCCTGGTCACCGGCCAGGTCCCGGACGGCACCTCCGCCGACGACCTGCGCAAGCTCGTGCTCGACGTGCGCGGCCGCATCCAGGGGGGCCGCCCGGCCGTGGTGGCGCTGTTCACGACGGCCAACGGGCGCCCGCTGACCGTCATCGCGACCAACGAGGCGGCCCGTGAGCGCGGCCTCAAGGCCGGCGACCTCGTCCGTACCGCCGCCAAGACCCTCGGCGGCGGGGGCGGCGGCAAGCCGGACGTCGCCCAGGGCGGCGGCCAGAACCCCGAGGCGATCGGTGACGCCGTCGCCGCCGTCGAACGCCTCGTCACCGAGACGGCGTGA
- a CDS encoding DUF6167 family protein, protein MFRRTFWFTAGAAAGVWATTKVNRKIKQLTPESLAAQAADKAIVAGHKLKDFALDVREGMVRREAELGEALGLEAPAAPGLPARRHLAVEAAEPETHPAPATYRKLPYHSYNRNEDH, encoded by the coding sequence ATGTTCCGCCGTACGTTCTGGTTCACCGCCGGCGCAGCCGCCGGGGTGTGGGCCACCACCAAGGTCAACCGGAAGATCAAGCAGCTGACCCCCGAGAGCCTCGCGGCGCAGGCCGCGGACAAGGCGATCGTGGCCGGTCACAAGCTCAAGGACTTCGCGCTGGACGTCCGTGAGGGCATGGTCAGGCGCGAGGCCGAACTCGGCGAGGCGCTGGGCCTGGAGGCCCCCGCCGCCCCCGGACTTCCCGCGCGGCGCCACCTCGCCGTCGAGGCGGCCGAGCCGGAGACGCACCCGGCGCCCGCCACGTACCGCAAGCTCCCCTACCACTCGTACAACCGGAATGAGGACCACTGA
- the aroB gene encoding 3-dehydroquinate synthase produces the protein MTQQAPIRVRIAGSAGSDPYEVLIGRQLLGELPGLIGERAKRVAVLHPEALAETGEAVRQDLADQGYEAIAIQLPNAEEAKTVEVAAYCWKALGQTGFTRTDVIVGVGGGATTDVAGFVAASWLRGVRWIAVPTTVLGMVDAAVGGKTGINTAEGKNLVGAFHPPAGVLCDLAALDSLPVHDYVSGMAEIIKAGFIADPAILALIEEDPQAARTPGGPHTAELIERAVRVKAEVVSSDLKESGLREILNYGHTLGHAIEKNERYKWRHGAAVSVGMVFAAELGRLAGRLDDATADRHRAILESVGLPLTYRGDQWPKLLENMKVDKKSRGDLLRFIVLDGLGKPTVLEGPDPAVLLAAYGEVSA, from the coding sequence ATGACCCAGCAGGCACCCATCCGCGTCCGCATCGCCGGCAGCGCGGGCTCCGACCCGTACGAGGTACTGATCGGCCGGCAGCTCCTCGGCGAGCTGCCCGGACTCATCGGTGAGCGGGCCAAGCGCGTCGCGGTCCTCCACCCCGAAGCGCTCGCCGAGACCGGCGAGGCGGTCCGCCAGGACCTCGCGGACCAGGGCTACGAGGCCATCGCGATCCAGCTGCCCAACGCCGAGGAGGCCAAGACCGTCGAGGTCGCCGCCTACTGCTGGAAGGCGCTCGGCCAGACCGGCTTCACCCGCACCGACGTCATCGTCGGCGTCGGCGGCGGCGCCACCACCGACGTCGCGGGCTTCGTCGCCGCCTCGTGGCTGCGCGGAGTGCGCTGGATCGCCGTACCGACGACCGTGCTCGGCATGGTCGACGCGGCCGTCGGCGGCAAGACCGGCATCAACACCGCCGAGGGCAAGAACCTCGTCGGAGCCTTCCACCCGCCGGCCGGGGTCCTCTGCGACCTCGCCGCCCTCGACTCGCTGCCGGTCCACGACTACGTCTCCGGCATGGCCGAGATCATCAAGGCCGGCTTCATCGCCGACCCGGCCATCCTCGCCCTGATCGAGGAGGACCCGCAGGCCGCCCGTACGCCCGGAGGACCGCACACCGCCGAGCTGATCGAGCGTGCGGTCCGGGTCAAGGCCGAGGTCGTCTCCAGCGACCTCAAGGAGTCCGGACTCCGCGAGATCCTCAACTACGGCCACACCCTGGGCCACGCGATCGAGAAGAACGAGCGCTACAAGTGGCGCCACGGTGCCGCCGTCTCGGTCGGCATGGTCTTCGCCGCCGAGCTCGGCCGCCTGGCCGGCCGTCTGGACGACGCCACCGCCGACCGGCACCGCGCGATCCTGGAGTCCGTCGGGCTGCCGCTCACCTACCGCGGCGACCAGTGGCCCAAGCTGCTGGAGAACATGAAGGTCGACAAGAAGTCCCGCGGTGACCTGCTGCGCTTCATCGTCCTGGACGGCCTCGGCAAGCCCACCGTCCTGGAGGGCCCCGACCCGGCCGTGCTGCTCGCCGCCTACGGGGAGGTCTCCGCATGA
- a CDS encoding DUF948 domain-containing protein: MAGILVAVFWAILVSFLAVVLVRLAQTLRATTKLVADVTEQAVPLLADASATVRSAQTQLDKVDAIATDVQEVTSNASALSTTVASAFGGPLVKVAAFGYGVRQAIGRKSAPEPEARSRRAVIVGRTVPSARGRKRNGRNSRGSKD; encoded by the coding sequence GTGGCCGGGATTCTGGTGGCCGTCTTCTGGGCGATCCTGGTTTCGTTCCTCGCCGTCGTGCTGGTGAGGCTCGCCCAGACGCTCAGGGCGACCACCAAACTTGTGGCGGACGTGACCGAACAGGCCGTCCCCCTGCTCGCGGACGCCTCCGCGACCGTACGCTCCGCGCAGACCCAGCTCGACAAGGTCGACGCCATCGCGACGGACGTGCAGGAAGTCACCTCCAACGCCTCGGCGCTCTCCACCACGGTCGCCTCCGCCTTCGGCGGCCCGCTGGTCAAGGTCGCGGCGTTCGGATACGGGGTCCGGCAGGCCATCGGCCGCAAGTCCGCCCCCGAACCGGAGGCGCGGTCCCGGCGTGCGGTGATCGTCGGCCGGACCGTGCCGTCGGCGCGCGGCAGGAAGCGCAACGGCCGAAATTCCCGCGGATCTAAGGACTGA